The Ancylobacter sp. WKF20 genome contains a region encoding:
- a CDS encoding agmatinase family protein has protein sequence MRSHSSRAHPTRAHRIAGLAGTPDRARRHHPNFEIKGTQGWKALESEEKLSEDGWRREQQWALDMGLPGAESINDKSIPTFARGELPHFAGINTFMKAPYVENVRDVGKYDAAVMGIPFDSGTTYRPGTRFGPQGIRRISALYTPYNYELGVDLREQMTLCDVGDVFTIPANLEKSFDQISKGVSHVFSSGALPIMLGGDHSIGFPCVRGIAECTSKRIGIIHFDRHIDIQEKDLDERMHTTPWYWATNLPNVSPKNLVQLGIGGWQVPRYGVQEARKRGTNVLTIDDIEKIGLEKAAEIALELAWKDADAVYISFDVDSIDCGFVPGTGWPEPGGFLPREALKILGLVAAEGLCGLEVVEVSPPYDTSDITALFGTRVVVEALGSMLAHGKLGSHKHIIDKPVSF, from the coding sequence ATGCGTTCCCATTCCAGCCGCGCCCATCCCACCCGCGCCCACCGCATCGCCGGCCTTGCCGGCACGCCGGACCGCGCCCGCCGCCACCACCCCAATTTCGAGATCAAGGGAACGCAGGGCTGGAAGGCGCTGGAATCCGAGGAGAAGCTCTCCGAGGATGGCTGGCGCCGCGAGCAGCAATGGGCCCTCGACATGGGCCTGCCCGGCGCGGAATCGATCAACGACAAGTCGATCCCGACCTTCGCGCGCGGCGAGCTGCCGCATTTCGCCGGCATCAACACCTTCATGAAGGCCCCTTACGTCGAGAATGTCCGCGATGTCGGCAAATACGACGCCGCCGTCATGGGCATTCCCTTCGATTCAGGCACCACCTACCGGCCGGGCACGCGCTTCGGGCCGCAGGGCATCCGCCGCATCTCCGCGCTCTACACGCCCTATAATTACGAACTCGGCGTCGACCTGCGCGAGCAGATGACGCTGTGCGATGTCGGCGACGTGTTCACCATTCCGGCGAATCTGGAAAAGAGCTTCGACCAGATCTCCAAGGGCGTCAGCCACGTCTTCTCGTCGGGCGCGCTGCCGATCATGCTCGGCGGCGACCATTCGATCGGCTTCCCCTGCGTGCGCGGCATCGCCGAATGCACCTCCAAGCGCATCGGCATCATCCATTTCGACCGCCACATCGACATCCAGGAAAAGGATCTCGATGAGCGCATGCACACCACGCCCTGGTACTGGGCGACGAACCTGCCCAACGTCTCGCCGAAGAACCTGGTCCAGCTCGGCATTGGCGGCTGGCAGGTTCCGCGCTACGGCGTGCAGGAGGCCCGCAAGCGCGGCACCAACGTGCTGACTATCGACGACATCGAGAAGATAGGTCTTGAGAAGGCGGCCGAGATCGCCCTCGAACTCGCTTGGAAGGACGCCGACGCGGTCTATATCTCCTTCGACGTGGACAGCATCGACTGCGGCTTCGTGCCGGGCACCGGCTGGCCGGAGCCGGGCGGCTTCCTGCCGCGCGAGGCGCTGAAGATTCTTGGCCTGGTCGCCGCCGAGGGGCTGTGCGGCCTTGAAGTGGTGGAAGTGTCCCCGCCCTACGACACCTCGGACATCACCGCCCTGTTCGGCACCCGCGTGGTGGTGGAAGCGCTCGGCTCCATGCTCGCCCATGGCAAGCTCGGCAGCCACAAGCACATCATCGACAAGCCGGTGAGTTTCTAG
- a CDS encoding HupE/UreJ family protein, giving the protein MSNLAPKFSRLALVRATFAGALALVPSLAFAHTGHGEADGLVHGFMHPVGGLDHVLAMVAVGIFAAQLGGRAIWAVPATFVALMALGGFLGMAGIDVPFVELGITLSIVVLGGAVALGWKNWPLGAAMAVVGVFAIFHGHAHGAEMPADASSLAYAAGFMLATALLHMAGIGLGTLIGSARAPRLTQALGAGVALIGVGLLTGVI; this is encoded by the coding sequence ATGTCCAACCTCGCCCCGAAATTCTCCCGGCTCGCTCTGGTCCGCGCCACGTTTGCCGGCGCGCTCGCCCTCGTCCCCTCGCTCGCCTTCGCCCACACCGGCCATGGCGAGGCCGACGGGCTGGTGCACGGCTTCATGCACCCGGTCGGCGGGCTCGACCATGTGCTCGCCATGGTCGCCGTCGGCATCTTCGCCGCGCAGCTCGGCGGGCGCGCGATCTGGGCGGTACCGGCCACCTTCGTCGCGCTGATGGCGCTGGGCGGCTTCCTCGGCATGGCGGGCATCGACGTGCCCTTCGTCGAGCTCGGCATCACCCTCTCCATCGTCGTGCTCGGCGGGGCGGTAGCGCTCGGCTGGAAGAACTGGCCGCTCGGCGCCGCCATGGCGGTGGTCGGCGTGTTCGCCATCTTCCACGGCCACGCCCATGGCGCGGAAATGCCGGCGGATGCATCTAGCCTCGCCTATGCCGCCGGCTTCATGCTGGCCACGGCTCTCCTGCACATGGCCGGCATCGGCCTCGGCACGCTGATCGGCTCGGCCCGCGCGCCGCGCCTCACCCAGGCGCTCGGCGCGGGCGTCGCGCTGATTGGCGTCGGCCTGCTGACCGGCGTGATCTGA